The genomic stretch TGCTAGAGAACAGGTACTGCTCTTAGGCACATTCTTGCATAGCTTCTTAAACATGACATCAAGGCGAGGTTGTTTCATAAGTTTTGACCTTTCCCTGTACAGTTTTTCTTTCATCAAGTGAAAATGCATTAGCTCTTGTTCTGTCACAAAGTTACGTTGTTCTAGTCCTTTGATTAGCTCACTTATCATCTCAATCAGCTTGTCAATACCAGTGGGGATGTCAATAACATTTTCTTCTTCACTGTCACCATCGTCACTTTCAGTGATTTTTGCAGGATTCAAAACCATATCTATAATTTCAGAGTCAGTACAGTGACGCACAACAGGTGTTTCAACGTCAACCTCCATCCACTCTGCCAGATTTTCTTCGTTCAGCCTACTTGATAGGTTGTTGGCAGCAGTTGCAGTACAAGTTTTTGCATATTCAAGTAACTCAAGAACACATTCATCATCATTTGCTACGCGAAATCCTGTGAAGGCAATACTGGGATCTTCATCAGGTGCATTTTCAAACACCATGGCAGGCCACAACTTATGCCAACCATTCTTTAGTGTTAACGAATTTACATTCTCCCAGGCACTAGCAACAAACCAAAGTACATCTTTCATGTTAAAGTCTTTGATAAACGACTCAATAGGCTTGCCTGAATTCACCACATCTAGCATGCGTTTCATGAAAAGTGTACGATACTTGGCCTTCATAGAGCGCAATATTCCTTGATCTTGTGGTTGGATAAGAGATGTACAGTTTGGTGGTAAGTATGCTGTAAACACGTTATTCTTGCGCAGCAGTTCAGCTCTAGGGTGAGCTGAACAGTTGTCCAGAATAAGAAGGATTTTGCAGTCCTCTGGTAGGCCTACAGATGTGCAGTGTGCTCTGGCTTctgccacaaaatatttttcaaaccacTCTAGCATTAACTCGGTGGTAATCCATAAATTTTTATTTGCACGATAAATTACAGGATACACTTTAACACCTTTTAAAGCCCTAGGGCATTTACTTTTTCCGATCACTAGTGGCTTGCATCGGTGAGTTCCGGCAGCATTGGAGCAACCTAGGACAGTAACTCTGTCCTTAGATTGTTTAAACCCTGTGGGGGCTTCTTCATCCTCCATTGATAAAGTTTTCCTAGGGGTACATCGCCAATACAGTGCAGTTTCATTGGCATTATAAACTTGCTGGGGGGTGAGGTTTTCATCAGCCACAAGCTTTGCAAACTCATCCACATAGTCATCAGCTGCTTCATGGTTTGCAGACTGTTTTTCACCACACACTTTACGCATCGAAATTCTATGACGTGTCTTAAACCTATGCAGCCATCCTTCACTGTAATCACACTCATAGTCAAGTTTTAGTGCTTTATGATACAACTTAGCTTGTTCCTGTACCATGATGCCTGACAAGTCTACACCATCACTCCGACGTTGTCGAAACCATTCCAACAACACTCGATCAAGCTCAGTGCTTTTACCAGATTTCATAGTTTTCCTAATGCTCATTTGCTTCTTAGATTGACTTTCTGCAAAGAACTGTAATATTTTCTCCCTGTGTTTTTTTATGTCATACACTGTTGAGGAACCGAGACCATATGTATCACACAGCTTCTTCACTGAAACACCGCGGTCCAGTTTTCGTAATAACTCAACTTTTGCCTGCACCGATATAGACTTGTGTTTACGCTTTATACCTGTACCATCACTGTTCTTGGAAGGCATAGCAGCACTACTGTCACTTGAACTGTctgtggacgccataacagccccactgatgcttgctgtgtcacctgcagtgccctcagaagctgtactcactgacacttgtgcgcgctgtgtcttccgcccatgtgcggtacttgctgtgaccttggacgccataacagccccactgttgcttgctgtgtcacctgcagtgccctcagaagctgtactcactgacacttgtgtgcgctgtgtgttccgcccatgtgcggtacttgctgtgaccttggacgccataacagccccactgatgcttgctgtgtcacctgcagtgccctcagaagctgtacttactgacacttgtgcgcgctgtgtcttccgcccatgtgcggtacttgctgtgaccttggacgccataacagccccactgatgcttgctgtgtcacctgcagtgccctcagaagctgtactcactgacccttgtgcgcgctgtgtcttccgcccatgtgcggtacttgctgtgaccttggacgccataacagccccactgatgcttgctgtgtcacctgcagtgccctcagaagctgtactcactgacccttgtgcgcgctgtgtcttccgcccatgtgcggtacttgctgtgaccttggacgccataacagccccactgatgcttgctgtttcacctgcagtgccctcagaagctgtactcactgacacttgtgcgcgctgtgtcttccgcccatgtgcggtacttgctgtgaccttggacgccataacagccccactgatgcttgctgtgtcacctgcagtgccctcagaagctgtactcactgacacttgtgtgcgctgtgtcttccgcccatgtgcggtacttgctgtgaccttggacgccataacagccccactgatgcttgctgtgtcacctgcagtgccctcagaagctgtactcactgacacttgtgcgcgctgtgtcttctgcccatgtgcggtacttgctgtgaccttggacgccataaaagccccactgatgcttgctgtgcagtgtccgtggaagctgtacccactgacacttgcgcgtattgcgtgttacgcccatgcgcagaaaatgttccggattaaaggatgtccctaaccccctttaatccggacaaatcaaaattgtccggattaaaagaggttccggatcatcggttgccggaaaatcggtggtgtacctgtactggggcattatgtgtaactggaactatacttggagcattacgtgtaactggcactatactgggggcattatgtgtaaggagcactactatgggcattatgtgtaaaactgCCAATTGTAGGGAGGGTGATAATATggtatatatatttacaatttgaTATCAATATATAGTTATGAGGCTAGTCCCACTTTCCTAGGAGCGCGTGTGCCTTCATTGCGCACATTAGGGGGAGAGGGGGTGCTTCAAAAGATCTCACTCAAAGTGCCAGTAGTTTTGGAGCCAACCCTAGCTGCTGTCTGGGTACTTTGGGATCTGTCCTATAATCACAATATATACACAATGGCTGCAGTACCAGCCCAccccccatgtactctaatgtatctgcttttcctaaaaagtgagctgaggtttgtgttcttgtgcgaCTGGGGAAGTACTGGAGAAGCATGTGCCTCCCCAGCTATTGACCTCATCACACGTCACTGTTAGCAACTGTAGTTGGTGTGATGGCTGGCAGAGCCATGATggagatctgcacctagcatggtgccgACAATGCTTCGGATGATTGCTTCTGCTGGCTGGCAGAGCTCTAATGGTGATTCTGCACCTACTGTAGCATGGTGCCGACAATGCTTCGGATGATTGCTTCTGCTGGCTGGCAGAGCTCTAATGGTGATTCTGCACCTAGCATGTTGCCGATAATGCTTCGGATGGTTGTTTCTGCAGCCGCTCAATGAGGGCTTTACAGCCCTTGCGCATTCAGATGTAGGCCGTGCACCAGAGATTTGCTGATACTAGCATAAAGTTATAGATGCAACTACGGCAAAAGATGCTAATGTGGATTCAACAGCGTCAGAATCAGCCTCCCCCACAATGTGTGTCCAGCCAAGGAGGGCCCAGCACACTACTGATGGCACAGCTGATGAGACTGAGGGGGCGAGTTGCACTGTTGATACCATGAGCCATGATTATCTTGTGGAGTTCCCTGCAGCTTCTCTCTGTGGATGTGCGGGATCGGTATGTGGCATATGTGCAGTGAGCCATAGGTGCCTGCGTGGGTTTCCGGCGGCGCTGGGCAAAGCCCCTCCTTCCCCCCTTAAACCAACTCTGGGGATGAGGCTGGAATCGGCAGGGCCTTGGATGGCCGCTGGTGCTGGCTATGACAGGTGTTTTTTCCTGTGACCACTGTCATGGTTCCTGTGGATTTATTTTCATTGGGAGCTTGTGCAGTAGCTCCACCTCCCCCGTTGTTAATCTAGCCCTGAGCACCTGAGTGTATTAATCTACAATAGATCTCTAGGTGTTACTAATTATTCTTGAGTTTACCTTGAAAACATGCATCGAGTCTGAGAAACACTGGTCTATTATtattgttaccagttatttatatagcgcacacatattccgcagatctttacagagaatatttggccattcacatcagttcctgcccctgttgagtttacagtctatattccctagcacatttacacgcacacacattcacactagggttcattttgtcagaagccagttaacctaccagtatatttttgaattgtgggggaAAtcaaagtacccagaggaaacccacgcaagtatgaggagaatatacaaactccacactgttaggaccgtggtggaaattgaacccatgaccctagtgctgtgaggcagtaatgctaaccattacaccatccctacTGCTGTACTGTCTATAGAAAACTTCTCAGCGCTATTCAGAGCTGTAAGAGCTAAGGCATGCAGCAGTGACCTGGTGATAGTGGCACTGCCCATCCCGAGGGGTGCATACTTCTCACCACAGTATGCGCTCAGGGGAGGTGGGCTGTGGCTGCACGAGGAGGCATGGCACCCAGATATGGGCTGATGCTAATAGCACTGGAGCTACTATCAGCTCCCTGGGGAGTGGGGAGACTGTCCCCAAGATTCCAAGCAGTGCACATTGTAATAAAGCCACTGTGACTGGCTACGTGCATGTATCCCCATGTGGGACTATGTGCACCATGGCATGCGCTGTTGCAAAAGATCACTTCTAACAGTAATATCTGTAGATGCAGCCTATTCTGGATAGGTTATATCCAGGGCGCATGCCACACTTATGTGCGCATACTCTTTCTGTACTTCAGTTGCACTAGCacacattggcatatctataatgggtgcagggtgtgcggttggtccagggggcccacattgCATGCCCTGCACCCATAAAATTATGCTTACCCCTCTGGAATCCCACAGAAAACGGTACTGCAGAAAGAAATAACTGGCAAAATGGAGAagtggccattttcctagtgatttgcacatgcgcactagagaTGTCCTCAGGAACAAGGCGCAGTTGCCATGTTCTCAGAGACCCGTACATGTGCAGTAAGCTGGAACAAAGGTAGAGTCTACTGTGATACCAGAGAGGAGGGGGGCTGCACAGATCCTTCACTTAAACCATCCATGGACTCTCCCAGTGTAGTGAGCAGCAAGTGCAACCTACTGTATATGAAAttctgggaggcagtcaattgaccacctgtcgggatcccggcagtcaggatactgatgctgaAATCCCGACACAAGCTGAAATACTGGTGGTCGGAGTCCTGACCACCGGCTGGTtatccctcttgggtggtggtccacgccaccatccagagtaccgggcctgaagcgtggcgagcgcagtgagccaggatcctgaccgccgagatCTCGTACTGATCCAGAAATTCTAGATGCATATGAATGGCTTCACTATGCACATGAAGTAAAACAAAGCAGATTTGCATTCCTGGGAGTTGGACTTACAGGCCCTATGTGACTATCTCAGCAGAAAAGGGTAAAGAAAAATATTAGCTACTAAATGTTATGTGAGTAATGTAAGACATGTTTATTAGTAACAGTTGCAACTGGAATGTTGAAAGTTACAGCAAAGTTTGTCTAAACCTAATAGACTCAGAATTATCTTTGCAGGTAAAGATCGCCATCTGGAGAAAAGATTTGTACTGCAGCTGCtcatcttattttttattattattatcatcctttatttatatggtgtcacaaGGGTTACGCAatgccttacaaagtacataaacagaaaaagtatgaacaaaacaagaagaaagtgacttacagtacaaaactTTGCTAGACatggacaaggtttataaacatcagcagatatttatttatttattaacagtttcttatatagcacaccatattccattgcgctttacaattagaacaacagtaatagaacaaaactgggcaaaaacagacaaacAAGAGGTATTAgggccctgttcgcaagcttacaaactatagggaaataggcattgatacacaaggagagATGCTACCTATTGCCTAATGGTCCacaagattgctaggttcttaatgggttgtatgatatgatcacccagcaatgttggccaagggtcaggagggtgtaacatagtaacatacttgGTGAGGTTgtaaaaagactagtagtccattgagttcaacctgaattatattgcattccctattctatttaggttaaaCGGCTATATACTCGCATAGCTCTTTCCGTTaggaatttgtctaacccatttttaaacatattgactgagtccgccattacaaccttcgctggcagtgtattccattttcgtattgcccttacagtaaaGAATCCCTTCCTGCACTGAGTATTAAATattctctcctcaagccttagtgggtgtccGCACGTTTTGTGTAGTGGTCTtttagtaaacaactcacatgatacctctgcatattatttatttatttatttatttattaccagttatttatatagtgcacacatattccgcagtgctttacagagaatatttgctcattcacatcagaatctagatttcctatcacatgtacacagacacattcacgctagggttactttttttgggagccaattaacctaccagtatatttttgtattgtgggaggaaaccggagtacccggaggaaacccacgcaagtacggggagaatatacaaactccgcacagttagggccatggtgggaatcgaacccatgacctcagtgctgtgaggcagtaatgctaaccattacaccatccgtactgcatattgcccctttatatatttgtaaatattaatcatatctcctcttagtcgtctcatttctagtgtaaacatatctaacatagaaagcctctcctcatagtccagtgtctccaaccccttaatcaatatggtagctcgcctctgaaccttttcaagttctaatatgtctcttttatagtgtggtgcccagaactgtacacaatactcaagatgcatgctaacaccttatttgcctttgttgctgcactttgacattgtgtgctgccgctaaatctactatcaatgaacacccccaaatccttttctaatagttTCCCCTAtgttttccccatttaattggtaggttgcatgtttattcttataggccctacacactggccgattttttgaaagatatgaacgatctcgttcataaatgaacgagaactcgttcatatctttcagtgtggaggctccagcgatgaacgatgcgcggtcccgcgctcgttcatcgctggtcccccgtcggctgtgcatgcaggccaatatggacgatctcgtccatatttgcctgcagttctatggagccgcgtgacggggggagtgaagaaacttcactccccccgtcactgccccccccgccgccgggtcgctcgtcggccgtatccgccgtcgggcagctcggcggcgggtcggccagtgtgtagggcccctgagtcccaaagtgcataactttacatttttccacattaaacctcatacaccatttcattgcccaaacttccagtttaaataaatttctctgaagagactccacatccacatgTGACTTgataccctacatattttagtatcatctgcaaaaattgacactgtgctttctagtccttctcctaaatcattaataaatatattaaataatagtggccccagcacagaaccctgcggcattccactaattactttagcacaggtggaaaacatcccattaatcaccattcactgttccctgttatcaagccaattactcacccatgtacaaatagtgtctgcTATActgagctctcttaatttgaaaatcagcctcctgtgaggtactgtgtcgaaagcttttgcaaaattcagataaaccacatctattgcgttaccctggtcgagattgtcgcttactatcttatagaagctaatcaaattagtttggcatgacctatttctcacgAAACCATGCTGGTTCGTATTAATAGCATGGAATGTTCTCCAAGTAGTCCTCtatgctgtcccttagtatactttccaatagtttccccactattgatgtcagactaactggtctatagttaccaggatgaagtttaataccacttttaaatattgggactacatctgctatatgccagtcctttggtaccatgcctgatctaagttacttagtgaaaatcagatacagcggcctcgctatttcagcatttagctccatcagaaccctaggatgtaggccatctggaccagatttattagtcttaatttttttttaatcgttCATGAACTACTTCCTCTgacagataagtattaagcaattggcctttatcaatactattgttattgttactcactaatcccacaatttagtcctctctagtaaacactgatgagaaaaatttgttcaatatttcagctttttcatTGTCGTCATTTATCAGGAATCCCAGTTTGTTTTTTAATGGTCCTATAGTCTCTATTTTAGtctcttaccatttatgtacttaaattattttttagggttagttttactctccttagcgatttgcttttcgttttctattttagctgctctgatttcccttttgcattttttgttacattctttgTAGTACTGGTatgactccgccttcccatctgatttgaaagctttgaatgctcgcctctttttatccatttcttccttaactgttttgtttaaccacattggtttgTGAGAGCAAAgagagacaaaatatgtgaggttatgtgttctgtactgagaggatgtaattagatagggaagcactgaaggttttgtgggtgagtctggaatttgataggcttgtctgaagaggtgagttttcagggaacatttaaaggtttggagactaggggtgagatttattgtgcatgggagggcattccacagagtgggtgaagcccggataaagtcctgtagttTTGAGTGGGCACAAGTaaaacatgtggatgagagatgcagatcttgtgcagagcagagaggtcgagtagggagatattttgagatgagtgaagagatgtatgttagtgcagtttggttaatagccttgtatgtaagtaaaagtattttatatttaatacagtagaatacctGTAACCAATGAagagactgacagagcggatctgcagacgatgaacgtctagcgaggaagattagcctcgcagctgcattcagaatggattgtagtggtgagagcctatgtttgggaagaccagccaAGAGACtagattacaataatcaatgcgggagataatgagagcatggattagagtttttgctgtgtcttgtgtaaaatatggtcatattttggatatgtttcttggatgtatgtaacatgattttgagacagattgaatgtggggaacaaaggacagttcagagtcaagaatgacacctgtgCAGCgatcttgtggggtagggatgattgctgagttatcaacagtgatattgATATCAGGttcgtaactactattggccggtgaaaatataattaactctgttttggaaatattaaatttgaagtggcgagatgtcatccaagatgaaatggtagaaaggcattcagtgacatggcccaatacagatggtgacaaatctggggaggataggtagatttgagtatcatccaaatacagatgatactgaaatccaaaaaagctgattagtttgccaagagatgaggtatagattgagaaaagcagaggacctaagactgagccttgtggtactccaactgagagatgtagcgaagaggaggtggaatcagagaaatgaacattgaaggagcaattagataagtatgatgagaaccaagaaaggactgtgtcctgaagacctaagtATTGTAgtgtgtatgagaagagagtggtcaacagtgtcaaaagcagcagagagatcaagaaggataagtagtgagtaatgggctttagatttagcagtgaccagatcattcactgcattagtcagtgctgtctctgtggagtgttgggcatgaaattctgactgaagtgggtccagtaagttgtgtgagttaataaaatgtgtgaggcgagtgtaggcaagtctctcaagtagcttgaagagacatgggagctgagaaatgggactgtaatttgagagagagttagggtcagaatttagtttttttcagaatgggagtaatcattgcatgcttgtacagagaaggaaaggtaccagtagagagagagagattacagattttagttaaggctgggatgagcacagaagacagagctttactaatttgtgagggcatagaatcaagaggagaggtagtagaataGGCAGACGAGAAGAatacagatacttcatcttcatttgtgggatcaaatgaagagaaagtgttagaaggttcaggaagggaattaagcaggtcactggctgtggaagtgcatagcatttcattttggatcttatcaatcttgtccttgaaataggaagcaagatcttgcgcactgatagtGGCAGGTGGGATTGGTGAGGGAGGGATAAGAAgtgatttatatgtattaaaaagttgcttggagtTAGAGTCTTGAGCAGAGATgacagattggaaatatgtttgtttggcagtgtccagagcattaccatAAGAGTGGTAAATGATCTTATATGTAAGAAAGTtagttgaactacgagatttacggcaCTGACGTTCTACTgtatgtgagagtttttgtaggtgtcttgtgaacttagagtgccatggttgacatttaAGTCTACATGAAGTGTGATGGGTAGCCGGAGCGACTTAatcgagtgctgtttctagagtttggttaaggtgtgatacagcagtctcaggagaggtgaatgtagaaattggtgaaaacaGTGGTAGATAGTTGATAGGTAgatagagaggtagatagttggtaaaaattaatagcgttaatatttctgcgggttagaggaggctaggTAAACTTTAggaacattgagtttgaagtaatggaggagagcatgcaggtgataaggttgtgatctgagagagggaaggaatgttagtgagttcagaaacagagcatagtttggtgaatacaagatcaaggcagtggccatcCTGACGAGTAGAGGAGTcaatccattgggagaggccaagagaggaggttagagagagaagTTTGGAGGCATGAGGAGATTGTGGACTATCAATAGCGTTATTGAAATCGCCcaaaatgatggtggagatgtcagaggataagaagcgaGGGAGcccagcagaaaaatcttccagaaactttttgggttgcccaggtgggcgatagatagctgcaacactcagagagaaaggggtgaaaatcattTCATTTCAAATCATTTaatttcaaattatgtaaatgtgagtgaaggaacaggtggtaaaactgtACAAATCatcggtacgtccgcacctggaatattgtgttcagttttgggcaccactgtgtaaaaaagatatcggtgaactcgaaagggttcaaaggcgagctactaaattgattaaagggctagagggaatggattacgaggaaaggcttactaggttgaatatgtatacactggaaaagaggcgtctaagaggagacattattaatgtcttcaaatatgtaaaggggcactacaaagagttatcagaggaattatttattaatagaactctgtttgggacatgtgggcactcgctgaggctggaggagagaaaattccgtatgcaacggaggaaagggttcttcactgttagggcaataaggatttggatttccttgccagggaaggtggtaatggtggactctgtaaatgcatttaaaaggggattggatggatttctgattgaaaaggatatccaaggctacaacatttaacatattgacgttgttaatacgggtgtaacatgatttgtagttgttagctagtcataaaacattcttcagcaggtacagtaaaatcaactcaacttaatacaaaatacaggttgaacgtgatgggcattttgcctcttttcaacctcaattactatgttactatgtaactgtgTATGTGTAAGATttagacagtaatattccaacctaacctcctttactgttaccaggcctggaggtgtgtgtgaagtgaggccaccatgtgacagttctGCAGGGGAGGTTgtatctgattgtgtgagccatgtttctattATACAGTAGCTAGAATATTGAGGGTTTTTTAAATGAAAaggtccataaagcacattttagtgacttggagggaggtGGGAGacatgtaatgtttataaggtttttttttttattaagcatAATAGAAAAAAGTTACACCAATCAGATCTAACATCTCCATAGACAAAACAATATACACAACAATATAGACAACAAGAAGTTGGAGTTAAATTCGTAAGGCAATGAAAGAGATCAGTAAAGGCGTAACATACCTATACACTGAAATAGAACTTaacaaatatttttatttaaattgggGGAGAGCAAACAAATCAATGACCAGAAAAGTGTATTAAAAAAGGGAGGAGACAAGAAGAAGAGAAAAATAGAGAAGCAGAGAAATATAGGAATTGAGGAGGAAAAGGAGAGAGGCATAAAGGAATAGGGTATAAGAGGAGAAGAGGAATAATGGAATAGTAGAATAGAAGAATGGAAGAATAGGAGGGTGGAAGGATAGGTGAAAGGATAGCCAGCCGAGGTGTGCGTGCATCTTTAGTTCTAAGGAAATTAAATTAAATAGTTGCCAGAGGGGATATGGCCTCATAGTAAGTAGTCCAGGGAATCCAAACGCGAGCAAATTGAGTTGGAGTATCATGAATAACTGAGGCTATTCGTTCCAGTCTGTAGGTTGACCAGATTGCGTTGATAGTGGCAGGTAAGGGGGGAAGGGTAATCGACTTCCAGTTTGCTGCGATTTGGCacttaactgtattaagaatgtggTTGATTCATTTATGCGTGGGTTGTGGGAGGCGGGAAATCGGTCTATCCAAAAGAGTATATAAGGGTGAAGAAGGCATATCAAAATCAGTAATATTTTGAATTAACTTATGTATTTCCTTCCAGTACTGACTTATAGAAGGGCATGTCCACCAAATGTGTTAAAAAAGTCCCTCTTTGGCCACATTGACGCCAGCAAAGATCCAATGTGGTGGGAGAAATAGTGTGGAGGCGGGTAGGTACTAGGTACCAGCGAGTATAGAGCTTCTATGCATTTTCATTTATATGCACGGAGAGCAAGCATTTAGATACCATCTATTTAATTTGGGATCATTCCGCAGGAGTTAGCTCTTCACCTACATCCTTTTCCCAGGCCAATTCATGAGATTTTTTGGGGGTTGATTGTGGGATAATAGGAGTTGATACAGAG from Pseudophryne corroboree isolate aPseCor3 chromosome 5, aPseCor3.hap2, whole genome shotgun sequence encodes the following:
- the LOC134929596 gene encoding jerky protein homolog; amino-acid sequence: MASTDSSSDSSAAMPSKNSDGTGIKRKHKSISVQAKVELLRKLDRGVSVKKLCDTYGLGSSTVYDIKKHREKILQFFAESQSKKQMSIRKTMKSGKSTELDRVLLEWFRQRRSDGVDLSGIMVQEQAKLYHKALKLDYECDYSEGWLHRFKTRHRISMRKVCGEKQSANHEAADDYVDEFAKLVADENLTPQQVYNANETALYWRCTPRKTLSMEDEEAPTGFKQSKDRVTVLGCSNAAGTHRCKPLVIGKSKCPRALKGVKVYPVIYRANKNLWITTELMLEWFEKYFVAEARAHCTSVGLPEDCKILLILDNCSAHPRAELLRKNNVFTAYLPPNCTSLIQPQDQGILRSMKAKYRTLFMKRMLDVVNSGKPIESFIKDFNMKDVLWFVASAWENVNSLTLKNGWHKLWPAMVFENAPDEDPSIAFTGFRVANDDECVLELLEYAKTCTATAANNLSSRLNEENLAEWMEVDVETPVVRHCTDSEIIDMVLNPAKITESDDGDSEEENVIDIPTGIDKLIEMISELIKGLEQRNFVTEQELMHFHLMKEKLYRERSKLMKQPRLDVMFKKLCKNVPKSSTCSLASPIPPSSRSGPCSPDIPDATVPPEILLQDQADD